GGGCCTCCTGGTCGGTCTCGGTGAAGATGTCGAGGTGCACATCGCCGACGCCGATCTCCCGCGCGACTTCGAGCCGGTTGGCCGGCCCGCCGACGATGATCACCTTGCTCGCGCCGGCGACGGCGGCGAACATGGCCGCCGCCATGCCGACCGGCCCGCTGCCCTGGACCACCACGACATCGCCTTCGCGGGGCTTGCCGATGTCCTGCACCGCGTGCACGACGGTCGGACCGGCACAACCGAGCGCGATCACCTGCTGCGGCCGGATGCCCTCGGGCAGCTTGACGATGGTGGAGCCGGGCTGCAGGTAGATCTGCTCCGCCCAGCCGCCGGACAGGTGCGGGGGCTGGGCACAACTCTGGTTGATGCCGTAGACCTTGCGCGTCTCGCAGAGCGACGGCTCGCCCGAGGTCGTGCAGTGGAAGCAGCGGCCGCACGGGATGTTCGACGCCCAGGACACCAGGTCGCCTTCGCGCAGGGGCGCGCCGGTGGCGTCGGCCGACACCCCTTCGCCGAGCTCGCGGACCCGGCCGACCGCTTCGTGGCCGAGCACGACCGGCAGCGGGATCGCCATCCGGCCCTGCTGGAGGTGCATGTCGGTGCCGCAGACACCGGCGTGGGTGACGTCGGCCACCACCGCGCCCGGTCCGGGTCGAACCCCCGGGAACCGGGTGACCTCCAGGTCGGCGCCGAACTCCTTCAGCACCACGGCCTTGCGCTCGTTCATCGGGATTCTCCTCGCTGGGTTCGTTCGATCGTCCTCATCGGACGGCCCCGCTCGCGCG
This genomic window from Amycolatopsis mongoliensis contains:
- a CDS encoding zinc-binding dehydrogenase, with protein sequence MNERKAVVLKEFGADLEVTRFPGVRPGPGAVVADVTHAGVCGTDMHLQQGRMAIPLPVVLGHEAVGRVRELGEGVSADATGAPLREGDLVSWASNIPCGRCFHCTTSGEPSLCETRKVYGINQSCAQPPHLSGGWAEQIYLQPGSTIVKLPEGIRPQQVIALGCAGPTVVHAVQDIGKPREGDVVVVQGSGPVGMAAAMFAAVAGASKVIIVGGPANRLEVAREIGVGDVHLDIFTETDQEARLAKVLAETPDGRGADLVIEATGVPAAVAEGMAMTRRGGTYLVVGQYTDHGPTMLNPHHITRKQLRVLGSWAFSPRNHLDYVLSLPDLAARFDLERLVTAYPLERANEALADMRAGRTLKPVLVSGDPS